One region of Miscanthus floridulus cultivar M001 chromosome 19, ASM1932011v1, whole genome shotgun sequence genomic DNA includes:
- the LOC136525291 gene encoding protein DMP5-like: MASSPQPSSVRIQMSSPQTSNAIAPPTPKGGAENDSPTTMRVMAASAGSGTMADKVMTSASNLAQLLPTGTVLAYQALSPSFTNHGTCTAANQWLTAALVGVLAGFSLFFSFTDSVVGRDGMLYYGVATPRGFNVFNFSGEEEEREWALGQLRRLRLRPRDYVHALFAAVVFLTVAFSDVGLQKCFFPGAGENTNELLKNLPLGTAFLSSFVFLIFPTTRKGIGYNDTTPQQKATAT, encoded by the coding sequence ATGGCATCTTCTCCTCAGCCGTCTAGCGTGAGGATCCAGATGTCTTCGCCGCAGACCAGCAACGCCATAGCACCGCCGACGCCCAAGGGCGGAGCCGAAAACGACTCACCGACGACCATGCGGGTGATGGCAGCATCGGCAGGCTCCGGGACAATGGCAGACAAGGTGATGACAAGCGCGTCCAACCTGGCGCAGCTGTTGCCGACGGGCACGGTGCTGGCGTACCAGGCGCTGTCCCCGTCCTTCACCAACCACGGCACCTGCACGGCGGCCAACCAGTGGCTGACGGCGGCCCTGGTCGGCGTCCTGGCgggcttctccctcttcttctccttcacggACAGCGTCGTCGGCCGCGACGGGATGCTCTACTACGGCGTGGCCACCCCGCGAGGGTTCAACGTGTTTAACTtctccggcgaggaggaggagcgggagtGGGCGCTCGGCCAGCTCCGGAGGCTCCGGCTCCGCCCGCGCGACTACGTGCACGCGCTCTTCGCCGCCGTCGTGTTCCTCACCGTCGCGTTCAGCGACGTCGGCCTGCAGAAGTGCTTCTTTCCTGGTGCTGGTGAAAATACCAACGAGCTTCTCAAGAATCTCCCGCTCGGGACGGCGTTCCTGTCGAGCTTCGTGTTCTTGATCTTCCCGACCACAAGGAAGGGCATCGGATACAACGACACCACTCCGCAACAAAAGGCAACAGCGACATGA
- the LOC136528933 gene encoding putative pentatricopeptide repeat-containing protein At5g13230, mitochondrial, giving the protein MIPSCCRRLLPSFSQPSGPLRRNLAANAALQWLDDELASLALPKLDSYACARLLQRCIARGDARAGRAVHARVVQRGGVAQLDTFCANVLLNLYAKLGPLAAARRLFDGMPERNMVSFVTLVQGYALRGEFEEAAGLFRRLQREGHEVNHFVLTTILKVLVAMDAPGLARGIHACACKLGYDRNAFVGTALIDAYSLCGAVCHARCVFDGIVRKDAVTWTAMVSCYSENDIPEDALNTFSKMRMAGAKPNPFVLTSVLKAAVCLSSAVLGKGIHGCAVKTLYDTEPHVGGALLDMYAKCGDIEDARTVFEIIPHDDVILWSFLISRYAQSYQNEQAFEMFLRMMWSSVVPNEFSLSSVLQACANIAFLDLGEQIHNLVIKLGYESELFVGNALMDLYAKCRNMENSLEILSALRDANEVSWNTIIVGYCQSGFAEDALSVFQEMRAAHMLSTQVTFSSVLRACANTASIKHAVQIHSLIEKSTFNNDTIVCNSLIDTYAKCGCIRDALKVFESIIQCDVVSWNAIISGYALHGRATDALELFDRMNKSDIKPNDVTFVALLSVCGSTGLVNQGLSLFNSMTMDHRIKPSMEHYTCIVRLLGRAGRLNDALKFIGDIPSTPSPMVWRALLSSCVVHKNVALGRFSAEKVLEIEPHDETTYVLLSNMYAAAGILDQVALLRKSMRNIGVKKEAGLSWVEIKGEVHAFSVGSADHPDMRLINAMLEWLNLKANREGYVPDINIVLHDVDEEEKARMLWVHSERLALAYGLSMTPSGHPIRIMKNLRSCLDCHTVFKVISKIVQREIIVRDINRFHHFEEGICSCGDYW; this is encoded by the coding sequence ATGATCCCCagctgctgccgccgcctcctGCCATCCTTCTCACAACCCAGTGGCCCCCTCCGCCGTAACCTGGCTGCCAACGCCGCGCTGCAGTGGCTGGACGACGAGCTCGCGTCGCTCGCGCTCCCCAAGCTCGACTCCTACGCGTGCGCAAGGCTCCTGCAGCGCTGCATCGCTCGTGGTGacgcccgcgccggccgcgccgtGCACGCGCGCGTCGTGCAGCGCGGAGGGGTGGCGCAGCTGGACACCTTCTGCGCCAACGTCCTTCTCAACCTCTACGCGAAGCTCGGCCCACTAGCCGCCGCGCGTAGGCTGTTCGACGGAATGCCGGAGCGGAATATGGTGTCCTTCGTCACGCTCGTGCAGGGCTACGCTCTGCGTGGGGAGTTCGAGGAGGCCGCGGGGCTGTTCCGAAGGCTGCAGAGGGAAGGCCACGAGGTGAACCATTTCGTGCTCACCACGATCCTGAAGGTGCTGGTCGCCATGGATGCTCCTGGGCTTGCCCGCGGCATCCACGCCTGTGCGTGCAAGTTGGGCTATGACAGGAACGCCTTTGTGGGGACAGCACTGATTGATGCCTACTCGCTTTGTGGGGCAGTGTGTCATGCGAGGTGCGTGTTCGATGGGATCGTCAGGAAGGATGCTGTCACTTGGACGGCCATGGTTTCTTGCTATTCTGAGAATGACATTCCAGAGGATGCGCTTAATACTTTCTCCAAAATGAGGATGGCAGGTGCGAAGCCTAACCCTTTTGTGCTTACCAGTGTGCTCAAGGCCGCAGTTTGCCTGTCATCTGCTGTGCTAGGCAAGGGCATCCATGGTTGCGCAGTCAAAACACTTTATGATACTGAACCTCATGTTGGTGGTGCCTTGCTTGATATGTATGCCAAATGTGGAGACATTGAGGATGCCCGCACTGTTTTTGAGATTATTCCTCATGACGATGTCATACTCTGGAGCTTTCTGATCTCCCGTTATGCTCAGAGCTATCAGAATGAACAGGCATTTGAGATGTTCCTCAGAATGATGTGGTCTTCTGTTGTGCCAAATGAGTTTAGTTTGTCCAGTGTTCTGCAGGCTTGTGCTAATATCGCCTTTTTGGATCTGGGCGAGCAAATTCATAACCTTGTTATAAAGTTAGGCTATGAGTCTGAATTATTTGTTGGCAATGCACTCATGGATTTGTATGCGAAATGCAGAAATATGGAAAATTCACTTGAGATCTTGTCGGCATTACGGGATGCCAATGAGGTGAGCTGGAACACAATTATTGTTGGCTATTGTCAGTCTGGTTTTGCAGAAGATGCTTTGAGTGTGTTCCAGGAAATGCGTGCTGCTCATATGCTCTCAACTCAAGTTACATTCTCTAGTGTGCTCCGGGCTTGTGCAAATACAGCATCCATCAAACATGCTGTCCAAATTCACAGCTTGATTGAGAAATCCACATTCAACAATGACACAATTGTTTGCAATTCACTGATTGATACATATGCCAAGTGTGGATGCATTAGGGACGCTCTGAAGGTATTTGAATCTATAATACAATGTGATGTAGTCTCATGGAATGCCATAATATCGGGATATGCTCTCCATGGACGAGCCACGGATGCTCTGGAACTTTTCGACAGGATGAATAAAAGTGATATAAAGCCAAATGATGTCACCTTTGTTGCTCTCCTGTCCGTCTGCGGTAGCACAGGCTTAGTCAATCAAGGACTCTCTCTGTTTAACTCTATGACGATGGATCATAGAATCAAACCATCTATGGAGCATTACACTTGCATTGTTAGGCTTCTGGGACGTGCTGGCCGTCTAAATGATGCTCTAAAGTTTATTGGGGATATTCCTTCAACACCATCTCCTATGGTTTGGCGAGCCTTGCTTAGCTCATGTGTAGTCCATAAGAATGTAGCTCTGGGAAGATTTTCTGCAGAGAAGGTGCTTGAGATTGAACCACATGACGAGACAACCTATGTCTTACTGTCAAATATGTATGCTGCAGCCGGAATTTTGGATCAAGTTGCTCTTTTGAGGAAATCAATGAGAAACATAGGTGTAAAGAAAGAGGCTGGTCTTAGTTgggttgagatcaagggggaagTTCATGCCTTTTCAGTGGGATCAGCAGATCATCCAGATATGCGGTTGATAAATGCAATGCTGGAATGGCTAAACCTGAAGGCTAATAGAGAAGGTTATGTTCCAGACATAAACATAGTGTTGCATGACGTGGACGAGGAAGAAAAAGCTCGCATGCTATGGGTGCATAGTGAGAGGCTGGCTTTAGCATATGGCCTTTCTATGACACCTTCTGGCCATCCAATACGGATAATGAAGAATTTGCGTTCCTGCTTGGACTGCCATACTGTGTTTAAGGTCATATCTAAAATAGTTCAACGGGAAATCATCGTTAGAGATATCAATCGCTTTCATCACTTTGAGGAAGGAATATGCTCCTGTGGTGATTATTGGTGA